In Nicotiana tabacum cultivar K326 chromosome 19, ASM71507v2, whole genome shotgun sequence, one DNA window encodes the following:
- the LOC142173758 gene encoding uncharacterized protein LOC142173758 codes for MPPMIYAIFGGRERERDKMQRLGFAGNSHAWKYILKIRSSAEKHMVWQINSGSSSFWWDNWTLKGHLAGLVNTTRKSHKILVSEFITGGRWDVNKLKNVLPEHLINHILSLDIGTQDKEDKVYWDLTENGKYSNKTAWHLVRKSRPKQHHIGMGIRRNSTSINCSNKSVGMWKLAAINKAYPNCNLKLPWNSLCDTLVKMHPKQSFTLVQWQKAELGSFKLNTDGSFNKRDRSAGVGGALRRDNGDIIMAFSFPYSCDNHNLAEAYAPSFGITWYIQTGYTAFTLEMDSLLVVDMLRGEKETNYRMAKITEKITQMRRTTNININHCYREANQLADCLAKLATKAQNGAFFFSSQQLPKTAMGPFHLDKSQIPSIRIKYDKANFFVS; via the exons ATGCCGCCGATGATTTATGCCATATTTGGTGggagggagagggagagagacAAAATGCAGAGATTAGGGTTTGCTG GGAACTCTCATGCCTGGAAATATATTCTTAAGATTAGAAGCAGTGCAGAGAAACACATGGTTTGGCAAATAAACTCAGGATCAAGTAGTTTTTGGTGGGATAATTGGACCTTAAAAGGTCATCTTGCAGGTTTAGTTAATACAACTAGGAAGAGCCATAAAATATTGGTAAGTGAATTCATCACTGGAGGCAGGTGGGATGTTAATAAGCTGAAGAATGTTCTTCCAGAGCATCTGATCAACCATATCCTTAGCTTAGACATTGGAACCCAAGACAAAGAGGATAAGGTTTATTGGGACCTTACGGAGAATGGCAAATACTCCAACAAGACAGCTTGGCATCTGGTAAGAAAATCTAGACCTAAGCAGCACCATATTG GTATGGGGATCAGAAGAAATTCAACTTCTATAAACTGCAGCAACAAATCAGTTGGAATGTGGAAGCTAGCTGCCATCAACAAGGCCTATCCTAATTGTAACCTCAAGCTGCCTTGGAATAGTTTATGCGACACTCTAGTAAAGATGCATCCCAAACAAAGCTTCACTCTAGTTCAATGGCAAAAAGCAGAGTTGGGATCTTTCAAACTAAACACGGATGGAAGCTTCAACAAGAGAGATAGGAGTGCTGGAGTGGGAGGAGCGCTTAGAAGAGACAATGGTGATATTATCATGGCATTCTCCTTCCCTTATAGCTGCGACAACCATAATCTTGCGGAAGCTTATGCACCAAGTTTTGGAATTACCTGGTACATACAAACTGGGTATACAGCTTTCACTTTAGAGATGGATTCTCTCTTGGTCGTTGATATGTTAAGGGGGGAGAAAGAAACGAACTACAGGATGGCTAAGATCACTGAGAAGATAACACAAATGAGGCGCACAACTAATATAAACATCAACCATTGTTACAGAGAAGCAAACCAACTAGCGGACTGCTTAGCAAAATTGGCGACCAAAGCTCAAAATGGAGCTTTCTTCTTCTCCAGCCAGCAGCTGCCTAAAACAGCGATGGGCCCCTTTCACTTGGACAAAAGCCAAATTCCTAGTATAAGAATCAAGTACGACAAGGCTAATTTTTTTGTAAGCTAG